A genomic segment from Candidatus Methylacidiphilales bacterium encodes:
- a CDS encoding 3-deoxy-D-manno-octulosonic acid transferase — MYRLWKRGRLFNYHFLERLTIYRAEQEHRLEKAHDFWIHAVSVGEVLIARALLRELRTLSPHVRVVITTTTPTGHQVALPLQDERTLVLFAPFDFPFIQRRAFMKIRPRKLLLIESEIWPNMIWQASAFNVPIALINARLSDRTAQRYQKFSFFIRPLLDHLEIIFAQDPSDIPRLRAAGFPSDRIVCPGSMKYDVAALTWSAPSTAPKQILNKLKWPEQAPILLVASTHPGEEAMIAELWPTLHKNFPQLKCVIAPRHAERGSSILQLFRNLDLHRAILRSQLSPESTPPSIDILILDTTGELRSWFPFATVVIVGKSFRAHGGQNFIEAAQAGKPIIVGPNMENFLPQTQAFVNQKALIQLENENQLLPTLLELLSSPQKAQDIAQRAQKLFQESCGAAKRTALHLLNQK; from the coding sequence TTGTATCGCCTGTGGAAACGAGGCCGCCTCTTTAACTATCACTTTCTTGAGCGTCTCACCATTTACCGCGCCGAACAGGAACATCGCCTAGAAAAAGCTCATGACTTTTGGATTCATGCCGTAAGCGTTGGAGAAGTTCTTATTGCTCGTGCTCTGCTTCGCGAGCTGAGAACCCTCTCCCCACACGTGCGAGTTGTGATCACAACTACGACTCCAACCGGTCATCAAGTTGCCCTTCCGTTACAGGATGAACGGACACTTGTCCTCTTCGCCCCGTTCGATTTTCCATTTATCCAACGCCGCGCCTTCATGAAGATCCGCCCACGCAAGCTTCTCCTTATCGAATCTGAAATCTGGCCAAACATGATCTGGCAAGCCTCAGCATTCAACGTCCCCATCGCGTTAATCAACGCCCGACTCTCCGACCGAACGGCACAACGGTACCAAAAATTCTCGTTCTTCATCCGCCCACTACTTGATCATCTCGAGATTATATTCGCACAAGATCCGTCAGATATCCCTCGTTTGCGTGCAGCTGGCTTTCCATCAGACCGCATCGTCTGCCCTGGCAGTATGAAATATGATGTCGCTGCCTTAACATGGTCTGCTCCCTCGACAGCACCCAAGCAAATACTCAATAAGCTAAAGTGGCCCGAGCAAGCGCCTATTTTACTAGTCGCAAGCACCCATCCTGGCGAAGAAGCAATGATCGCAGAACTCTGGCCCACGCTCCACAAAAATTTTCCGCAACTAAAATGTGTTATTGCGCCACGCCATGCAGAACGAGGCTCTTCAATTCTTCAACTATTCCGCAACCTTGACCTACATCGAGCCATCTTGCGTTCGCAACTCTCGCCAGAATCTACCCCTCCATCAATCGATATTCTGATCCTTGATACAACGGGCGAACTCCGATCGTGGTTCCCATTCGCAACGGTAGTCATAGTCGGAAAAAGCTTTCGAGCCCATGGAGGCCAAAACTTCATCGAAGCAGCACAAGCAGGCAAGCCCATCATCGTTGGGCCCAACATGGAAAACTTCCTGCCTCAGACCCAAGCCTTCGTAAATCAAAAGGCACTTATACAACTTGAAAACGAAAACCAACTCCTACCCACTCTTCTCGAGCTGCTATCCTCCCCTCAAAAAGCACAAGACATTGCTCAACGCGCCCAAAAACTATTTCAGGAATCCTGCGGCGCAGCAAAGAGAACAGCCCTCCATCTCCTCAATCAAAAATAA
- a CDS encoding segregation/condensation protein A, protein MFLNPEFIENPPAPLRVDLPTFQGPLDLLLYLIKKDEIDIYSIPIERITEGFLNHLALMQELNLEIAGEYIVMAATLLYLKSRSLLPKEQQAILEENEEEDPCWELIRQLLEYKKFKELSYKLGELRDKQSKVAWRGSDDRNLITKKVERLGDDAIFALFEAFQKILERFEKEEQRLIGDRFTVGEKIVWIRELLANGKRIAFSELFSDARDREELIVTFLAVLELVRLRQIQALQSTLFGEIELVGLSDGDEALPSGQ, encoded by the coding sequence ATGTTCCTCAATCCTGAGTTTATCGAGAATCCTCCGGCCCCGCTTCGCGTGGACTTGCCGACGTTTCAGGGCCCGCTGGACTTACTCCTTTATTTGATAAAAAAGGATGAGATAGATATTTACTCTATCCCGATAGAGCGAATTACCGAAGGTTTCCTGAATCACTTAGCCTTGATGCAGGAACTGAATTTAGAAATTGCTGGGGAATATATCGTGATGGCAGCCACGTTGCTCTATCTGAAGAGCCGCTCTCTTCTGCCCAAAGAACAACAAGCTATTCTCGAGGAAAACGAAGAAGAGGATCCGTGTTGGGAGCTTATCCGACAACTTTTAGAGTATAAAAAGTTTAAAGAACTATCATACAAGCTTGGTGAATTGCGTGATAAGCAGAGCAAGGTGGCATGGCGAGGGAGTGACGACAGGAATTTAATAACCAAGAAGGTCGAACGACTAGGAGATGATGCGATTTTTGCATTGTTTGAGGCTTTTCAGAAAATTTTAGAACGTTTTGAAAAAGAGGAGCAGCGACTTATTGGCGATCGCTTCACAGTAGGAGAGAAAATCGTATGGATCAGGGAATTGCTCGCCAATGGGAAGCGTATAGCATTTTCTGAGCTTTTCTCAGATGCAAGGGATCGAGAGGAGTTGATTGTCACGTTTCTAGCTGTTCTCGAATTGGTAAGGCTCCGGCAGATACAAGCGCTACAGTCCACTTTATTCGGCGAGATAGAGTTAGTTGGTTTATCGGACGGTGATGAGGCTTTGCCCAGTGGGCAGTAA
- a CDS encoding phosphoenolpyruvate carboxylase has product MPTTLRQDLKTITKALNQIISAQAGQRIYHQVEKLRHLCRSKTYQEQEHTAQNIQRILSRLTLKEAYAITHAFSLYFQLANFCEERERVRRLTADPCPRQSIRDTLSELKRQGVGHEELQKMLDSLEVTPVFTAHPTQARRRSVLTHFIRLQGQFENPHEILEALWQTEEVREQRITPLDELSHLLYIFEHTIAQAVADFYRSFKNALQEFYPEVTLKRPILQFATWVCGDRDGHPFVTPEVSAAALKQQRQQVFSLYARQIQALTQELSHSDPQDLEARLQRELKDFDLLKRSDVSKTRLRELLEKIHLAKVSSQELLVELCAIKESLLAQRATYAANGRITDLIHQIMIFQDYFASMDFRDHSGKLESAPEDIFEQLRTIKTLQQRYGKHAADHYILSMTQSADQLLHIHSLAKKVKLSHLNIVPLFETITDLKHGHLILEELWRNASYRAHLRKMDNVQEVMLGYSDSNKDGGYLAANTYLYFAHKKIYEKANEHGITLRLFHGKGGTIDRGGGLSYRSIRAQPLACPHGKIRITEQGEVITFKYPNPTIAVRNLEQLTSASLLALYQNLRSTSPPHLAQWEKILQELADLSFEHYQNLVYRTPEFEKYFYEATPITLIEHLTIGSRPSRRRTSTDIRQLRAIPWVFSWSQSRHFLSAWYGVGHALKTFIDSHKQGLSLLKKMAKEWPFFAALMDNVEVSLAKTDLHIASRYAELVKDKSVRQKIFGLIKTEFETTRHYVLQVMGDPHLLARQQTLADSIRLRNPTIDPLNYLQIRYLPEWRKILEEGRSPTIELHRLLSLTVAGIAYGLKATG; this is encoded by the coding sequence ATGCCTACGACTCTACGTCAAGACTTAAAAACGATCACGAAAGCGTTGAATCAGATCATTTCAGCTCAAGCTGGCCAGCGGATTTATCACCAAGTAGAGAAGCTACGCCACCTCTGTCGCAGCAAGACCTACCAAGAGCAGGAACATACAGCCCAAAATATCCAAAGGATTCTTTCTCGTCTCACTCTCAAGGAGGCATATGCTATCACGCACGCTTTCAGCCTCTACTTTCAACTCGCTAATTTTTGTGAGGAAAGAGAGCGCGTGCGACGCCTCACTGCAGACCCTTGTCCTCGACAATCCATACGCGATACTCTTTCCGAGCTTAAACGACAAGGTGTAGGTCACGAGGAGCTCCAAAAAATGTTGGACAGTTTAGAGGTCACACCGGTCTTCACTGCGCATCCGACTCAAGCCCGCCGAAGGAGTGTTCTCACGCATTTCATCAGACTGCAAGGGCAATTTGAAAATCCACATGAGATACTAGAGGCCTTGTGGCAAACGGAAGAGGTCCGTGAGCAAAGAATCACGCCTTTGGATGAGCTTAGCCATTTGCTTTACATCTTCGAACATACAATTGCTCAAGCAGTTGCAGACTTTTATCGATCTTTTAAGAATGCCCTTCAAGAATTCTACCCGGAAGTTACACTTAAAAGGCCCATTCTTCAATTTGCCACTTGGGTGTGTGGTGATCGAGACGGCCATCCATTTGTTACTCCAGAAGTCAGTGCAGCGGCACTCAAGCAGCAACGTCAACAGGTCTTCTCTCTTTATGCACGGCAAATCCAAGCTCTAACGCAGGAACTATCCCACAGTGATCCGCAGGATCTGGAAGCACGTCTTCAGCGAGAGCTTAAGGATTTTGATCTATTGAAGCGTTCCGATGTGAGTAAAACTCGACTTCGGGAGCTTTTGGAGAAAATACATCTCGCTAAAGTTTCCTCGCAAGAGTTATTAGTGGAATTGTGCGCAATCAAGGAAAGTCTTCTTGCTCAGCGTGCTACTTATGCTGCCAATGGCCGTATTACCGATCTGATTCATCAAATCATGATTTTCCAAGATTACTTTGCGTCGATGGACTTTCGTGATCACAGCGGTAAGCTTGAATCGGCACCCGAGGATATTTTTGAACAACTTCGAACCATTAAAACTCTACAGCAACGATACGGTAAGCACGCTGCGGATCACTATATACTGAGTATGACGCAATCCGCAGATCAGCTTCTCCATATCCATTCGCTTGCAAAGAAGGTTAAGTTGAGCCATCTCAACATCGTTCCTCTTTTTGAAACAATCACTGATCTTAAACATGGGCATCTTATCCTCGAAGAACTATGGAGAAACGCTTCATACCGCGCGCATCTCAGAAAAATGGACAACGTTCAGGAAGTCATGCTCGGGTATTCCGATTCCAACAAGGACGGCGGCTATCTAGCGGCAAATACATATCTCTACTTTGCTCACAAAAAGATATATGAGAAGGCTAATGAACACGGTATCACTTTGAGGCTCTTCCACGGCAAAGGCGGCACGATCGATCGAGGAGGTGGTTTAAGTTACCGTTCGATTCGTGCTCAACCTCTTGCTTGTCCTCATGGCAAGATAAGAATCACTGAGCAAGGCGAAGTGATTACCTTTAAGTATCCTAATCCCACGATAGCTGTGCGAAATCTTGAACAACTCACTTCTGCCTCTCTCTTAGCCTTGTATCAAAATCTACGATCGACATCTCCTCCGCATCTGGCGCAGTGGGAGAAGATTTTGCAGGAACTGGCGGACCTTTCTTTTGAGCATTATCAGAATTTGGTTTATCGAACGCCAGAGTTTGAAAAATACTTTTACGAAGCGACACCCATTACTCTGATTGAGCACTTAACGATTGGATCGAGACCAAGTCGCAGACGCACTTCGACTGATATACGTCAACTTCGTGCGATTCCGTGGGTCTTTTCTTGGTCACAGTCCAGACATTTTCTTTCTGCTTGGTATGGAGTCGGTCATGCTCTTAAAACTTTTATCGACTCACATAAGCAAGGACTTAGTCTGCTGAAAAAAATGGCGAAAGAATGGCCATTTTTTGCGGCACTAATGGATAATGTCGAGGTTTCTCTTGCAAAGACAGACCTACATATCGCTTCTCGATATGCTGAGCTTGTCAAAGACAAATCCGTCCGTCAGAAAATTTTCGGTTTAATTAAAACAGAATTTGAAACTACTCGTCACTATGTGCTCCAAGTGATGGGCGATCCGCATCTTCTTGCACGGCAACAAACGCTTGCAGATTCAATTCGCCTGAGAAATCCCACGATTGATCCATTGAATTACCTGCAGATTCGCTATCTGCCTGAATGGAGGAAAATACTCGAAGAAGGACGCAGCCCGACGATCGAGCTCCATCGCTTGCTATCGTTGACGGTAGCAGGCATTGCTTATGGGCTTAAAGCTACGGGGTGA
- the scpB gene encoding SMC-Scp complex subunit ScpB, producing MNPSETSNLKGIRLEQVIEALIFAATRAISVKELFKIIQEVRAEGSDSVQEEVTEEVIMAKVKELQTRYDIEERAFRIYEVNGGYRFGTRVEFAPWIEKIFEEKPAKLSPAALETLAVIAYRQPISRAEIESIRGVAVDGVIQSLLERKLIKGAGRAALPGRPQLYRTTDEFLEFFGLASLDELPDAHELRRVEKQGVEEQGTDLFEKNVVSCADDEGLTNLRESQQNADVRSKNENGRGRESA from the coding sequence ATGAATCCAAGTGAAACGTCAAATTTGAAAGGGATAAGGCTCGAGCAGGTTATTGAAGCTCTGATTTTCGCTGCGACGCGAGCAATTTCAGTGAAAGAATTATTCAAAATTATACAAGAGGTAAGGGCGGAGGGGAGCGATAGTGTGCAAGAAGAGGTTACTGAAGAAGTCATAATGGCGAAAGTAAAGGAGCTGCAGACGCGTTATGATATTGAGGAAAGGGCTTTCCGAATATATGAGGTGAATGGAGGTTATCGTTTCGGCACTCGTGTGGAGTTCGCTCCATGGATAGAAAAGATTTTCGAGGAAAAGCCTGCTAAACTGAGTCCTGCAGCTTTAGAGACGCTTGCTGTGATCGCTTACCGTCAACCGATTTCACGTGCTGAGATTGAGTCCATACGTGGGGTCGCTGTGGATGGAGTGATACAGTCGTTGTTGGAGCGTAAATTGATTAAGGGGGCAGGTCGAGCCGCTTTGCCGGGGCGTCCGCAACTCTATCGTACGACAGACGAATTTTTAGAATTTTTTGGATTGGCGAGTTTAGATGAGTTGCCCGATGCGCATGAATTGAGGCGGGTGGAAAAGCAAGGGGTAGAAGAGCAGGGGACAGATCTCTTTGAGAAAAATGTAGTCTCTTGCGCGGATGATGAAGGATTGACCAATCTGAGAGAATCTCAGCAGAATGCTGACGTAAGAAGTAAAAATGAAAACGGAAGAGGCAGAGAGTCAGCTTAA
- the trpS gene encoding tryptophan--tRNA ligase, which translates to MRILSGIQPSGALHLGNYYGMMRRALMLQNEGEAVYFIADYHALTTVHDAKALRENVWHVAAAFLACGLDPRRSLLFRQSAVPEVHELAWLLSIVTPVGLLERCHSYKDKIARGIQASHGLFAYPVLMAADILLYQADRVPVGKDQKQHIEVARDLAMKFNHIFGEVFRVPEPDIQETVAVVPGLDGQKMSKSYRNTIELFCSAKATEKKIMAIKTDSTPVEAPKPIEGSLLIAFYRLVATADELQEWIASMQRGGIGYGEYKRQLAAKLNQALEPIRERYLYYENHRDEVWDILKEGGVRARGLAKETLERAREVTGIS; encoded by the coding sequence ATGCGGATTCTTTCGGGCATACAACCCTCTGGTGCGCTGCATTTAGGTAACTACTATGGGATGATGCGGCGTGCTCTAATGCTACAAAATGAAGGAGAGGCTGTCTATTTTATCGCAGACTATCACGCGTTGACGACTGTGCATGATGCTAAAGCTTTAAGGGAAAACGTATGGCACGTAGCCGCTGCCTTTCTCGCTTGTGGTCTTGATCCTCGACGCTCGCTTCTCTTTCGCCAGAGTGCAGTGCCCGAAGTGCACGAGCTTGCATGGTTGCTTTCGATTGTAACGCCGGTGGGTCTGCTAGAGCGATGCCACAGTTACAAAGATAAAATTGCTCGAGGAATACAAGCTTCGCACGGACTCTTTGCTTATCCAGTTTTGATGGCAGCCGATATTCTTCTGTATCAAGCGGATCGAGTGCCTGTGGGGAAGGATCAAAAGCAGCATATTGAGGTCGCGCGAGATTTAGCGATGAAGTTTAACCACATCTTTGGTGAAGTTTTCAGAGTTCCTGAGCCTGATATTCAGGAGACGGTGGCTGTGGTGCCTGGGTTGGATGGGCAGAAGATGTCGAAATCCTACCGAAACACAATTGAGCTTTTTTGCAGTGCAAAAGCTACGGAGAAAAAAATCATGGCGATCAAAACGGATAGCACTCCGGTGGAAGCTCCGAAGCCGATAGAAGGCTCGCTGTTAATTGCATTCTATCGTCTTGTAGCTACTGCCGATGAGCTTCAAGAGTGGATCGCCTCGATGCAAAGAGGCGGTATTGGCTACGGTGAATACAAGAGACAACTGGCTGCTAAGCTGAATCAAGCTCTAGAGCCGATAAGAGAGCGTTATCTTTACTATGAAAATCATCGTGACGAAGTGTGGGACATACTCAAAGAGGGGGGTGTGCGTGCCAGAGGCTTGGCTAAGGAGACACTAGAACGAGCGCGTGAGGTGACTGGAATATCTTAA
- a CDS encoding chorismate mutase yields the protein MKTEEAESQLKKLREEIDVIDEQILLLLIKRLGIASHVGRIKSCLNYPIFDAERERELLRRLKGIAKEKVTDVQPSMEELTDALVDEMVEGVFSKILSLSRCVQEKKISEGAHR from the coding sequence ATGAAAACGGAAGAGGCAGAGAGTCAGCTTAAAAAATTACGTGAGGAAATCGACGTGATTGATGAGCAGATTTTACTGCTGTTGATCAAGCGCCTCGGGATTGCATCACACGTCGGGAGGATTAAGTCTTGTCTGAATTATCCAATATTTGATGCGGAGCGAGAACGAGAATTACTTAGGCGATTGAAAGGGATAGCGAAAGAAAAAGTAACAGATGTGCAGCCTAGTATGGAGGAGTTAACAGACGCCCTTGTGGATGAAATGGTGGAGGGCGTGTTCAGCAAGATTCTTTCTTTGTCTCGCTGTGTGCAGGAGAAGAAAATTTCTGAAGGAGCTCATCGGTGA
- a CDS encoding glycosyltransferase family 4 protein, whose product MESKIRLAYFCSEFPVLTQTFLEREIRELAKQGFEIEIHSCCTKHDFNQDPPPPEGTSVYHFPLIKTNKFIKKFIVAFWREWRRRPILLLEAIRGILEWKTPIKREKISYTLWGVYFALEKAEYFRNSAIKHIHATWATMPATAALVVAYLANKSFSFGAHAYDLYRDGGDPYLHLKLQAAKFVHTTTHENVRHLTRLGAEPQKIVLARRGLEELPPVKEKRKIENKVRILSVGRLVPKKGHIHQIMACYLLKQWGIDFELTIIGDGELKHDLIDRVKELGLDNINFVGALPYSEVQRAYEWADIFWHTGEIDQHGDRDGLPNVIPEAFSHMLPVICSRMAGANEAVTHMETGLVVDPTDEEQLARAVKLLVNDEPLRKRLAANGRRWIEENYSIQSNVAILAKAFRKVVARL is encoded by the coding sequence ATGGAGAGTAAAATAAGGCTTGCTTATTTTTGCTCGGAGTTTCCCGTGTTGACGCAGACATTTCTCGAGCGTGAAATTCGTGAGCTAGCCAAACAAGGATTTGAGATAGAAATACATTCCTGCTGCACGAAACATGATTTCAACCAAGATCCGCCTCCACCAGAGGGCACATCCGTGTATCATTTTCCTCTTATAAAAACTAATAAGTTCATCAAAAAATTCATCGTTGCATTTTGGAGAGAGTGGCGCAGGCGACCAATATTACTATTGGAAGCGATCCGGGGGATATTGGAGTGGAAGACTCCTATAAAAAGAGAAAAGATCAGCTACACCTTATGGGGAGTCTATTTTGCTTTGGAAAAAGCGGAGTATTTTCGAAACAGTGCCATCAAGCACATCCATGCAACATGGGCAACAATGCCAGCTACTGCAGCACTTGTAGTCGCCTACTTAGCGAATAAAAGTTTTAGTTTTGGCGCTCATGCTTATGATTTGTATCGAGATGGGGGCGATCCTTATTTGCATTTGAAGCTCCAGGCCGCGAAGTTTGTTCACACCACTACCCATGAAAACGTTCGTCATCTTACACGGCTTGGAGCAGAGCCTCAGAAAATAGTTTTGGCTCGTCGGGGATTGGAAGAACTTCCTCCAGTCAAGGAGAAGAGAAAAATAGAGAATAAAGTGCGTATTCTCTCTGTGGGGAGACTTGTGCCTAAGAAGGGACATATTCATCAGATAATGGCTTGTTATTTGCTGAAACAATGGGGGATAGACTTTGAGTTAACGATTATTGGAGATGGGGAGTTAAAGCATGACTTAATAGATCGAGTGAAGGAGCTGGGATTGGATAACATTAACTTCGTCGGGGCGCTTCCTTACAGCGAGGTGCAGAGGGCTTATGAATGGGCAGATATTTTCTGGCACACTGGGGAGATCGATCAGCATGGAGATCGGGATGGCTTGCCAAATGTTATTCCTGAGGCTTTTTCACATATGTTGCCTGTAATTTGCTCTCGAATGGCTGGTGCAAATGAGGCAGTGACGCATATGGAAACGGGTCTCGTAGTTGATCCCACTGATGAAGAGCAACTTGCTAGAGCTGTGAAATTGCTTGTGAATGACGAGCCTTTAAGAAAAAGATTAGCTGCTAATGGACGACGTTGGATAGAGGAGAATTATTCTATCCAATCGAATGTAGCTATTTTAGCAAAAGCATTCCGTAAGGTAGTTGCTCGGCTTTAG
- a CDS encoding PhoH family protein: MKNYILDTNVLLHDPQSIQSFEDNHVWIPIEVLGELDKFKNEMSERGANARVVHRMLMELFPSAECSILEGVETTFGGKISIGINPWMTLTKKHRRWRELAALFPQMETVDHRLLAFALYLKESRPADRTVIVTKDINLYLKALAIGVEAEDYRTDKVSPLDVESTLPASLELSATELQRFMSTGQIQLPASRKLDFYINEYVTFTTDGRKHVPARYLGENTFRRLIVPQTVPTSPYYQLKPANLGQLCLMDALLDPQISLVTCYGIAGTGKTLLAMAAGLHQVMKREYDGITISRPVVTMGEGIGFLPGTLEEKMRPWLQPIYDALEILIPAYPHPDPKYFGKKKRANKNTQLFSQILSPQHNGSSSLKPVKPYERLIQQGLIEIEALCFIRGRSIPRRYFVLDEAQQITPREAKTIVTRMSQGSKLVMVGDPAQIDNPYVDSRSNGLVYTRNRLKGHPLAAHVALHKGERSPLAEIGASLM, encoded by the coding sequence TTGAAAAATTACATACTCGATACAAACGTTCTTCTCCACGATCCCCAGAGCATCCAATCATTCGAGGATAATCATGTCTGGATACCAATAGAAGTCCTTGGAGAATTAGATAAATTTAAAAACGAGATGAGCGAGCGAGGCGCTAACGCCCGAGTCGTTCACCGAATGTTGATGGAATTATTCCCAAGTGCTGAATGCTCAATTTTAGAAGGTGTAGAGACAACATTTGGAGGCAAAATTTCTATCGGTATCAACCCATGGATGACTCTCACTAAGAAACATCGGCGTTGGAGAGAGCTTGCTGCACTATTTCCACAGATGGAAACCGTTGACCATCGACTGCTAGCTTTTGCCCTTTACCTTAAAGAAAGCAGGCCGGCTGATAGAACTGTTATTGTTACCAAAGATATCAATCTTTATCTGAAAGCTCTCGCCATCGGCGTAGAGGCTGAAGATTACCGCACGGATAAAGTCTCCCCGTTAGATGTTGAATCCACATTACCAGCATCACTCGAACTTTCCGCCACAGAATTGCAACGATTTATGAGCACGGGGCAGATTCAGTTGCCTGCCTCAAGAAAACTTGATTTTTACATTAATGAATACGTCACTTTTACAACCGATGGTCGCAAACATGTCCCTGCACGTTATCTCGGAGAGAATACTTTTCGTAGGTTAATCGTCCCGCAAACTGTTCCTACTTCTCCTTATTACCAACTCAAACCCGCAAACCTTGGGCAACTCTGCCTGATGGATGCCTTGTTAGATCCTCAAATATCCTTAGTCACATGCTACGGCATCGCAGGCACTGGTAAGACCCTTTTGGCGATGGCCGCAGGACTACATCAAGTAATGAAACGCGAATACGATGGCATAACAATCAGCCGCCCCGTTGTAACGATGGGAGAAGGAATCGGATTTTTGCCAGGGACCTTGGAGGAAAAAATGCGACCTTGGCTACAACCCATCTACGATGCCCTCGAAATTTTGATCCCAGCCTATCCCCACCCAGATCCGAAATATTTCGGCAAAAAGAAACGAGCAAATAAGAACACCCAACTTTTCTCCCAGATCCTCTCACCGCAGCACAACGGTTCATCTTCCCTGAAGCCTGTCAAACCCTACGAAAGACTGATCCAACAAGGCCTGATTGAAATTGAAGCATTGTGTTTCATTCGAGGACGATCCATCCCCAGACGTTATTTTGTCCTAGACGAAGCTCAACAAATCACCCCCCGAGAGGCAAAAACGATTGTCACTCGCATGTCCCAAGGATCTAAACTCGTGATGGTCGGAGACCCCGCACAAATTGACAACCCCTATGTAGATTCACGATCCAACGGCCTGGTTTACACCCGCAACCGCCTAAAAGGCCATCCTCTTGCTGCTCATGTTGCTTTGCATAAAGGAGAGCGAAGCCCACTTGCAGAAATCGGCGCATCACTCATGTAG
- a CDS encoding ubiquinone/menaquinone biosynthesis methyltransferase: MPWKQEDIIRGFNDIATNYDSSNNLMTLGFHRLWRNQLIHSVVASHKHRSSCKILDLGTGTGDVAISLAKSLPQAHILGVDPSATMLEQAKKKAAHISTTTASIHWLHAEAANLNIPPHSLDAITMAWVIRNIQNPKETLQRLHNLLLPHGTIHILESGRPISPFVQLFYPIYSKLFPYIGGLISKRRDFYDYYRRSVDSFPFHTSFLQILTEAGFHRPHSRPLWGGVVYLYTAHAQP, translated from the coding sequence ATGCCTTGGAAACAAGAAGATATCATCCGTGGCTTTAATGATATCGCTACAAATTATGATAGTTCAAATAACTTAATGACTCTTGGTTTTCACCGACTATGGAGGAATCAACTCATACACTCAGTAGTCGCTTCTCACAAACATCGATCTAGCTGTAAAATTTTAGATCTCGGCACTGGCACGGGTGACGTCGCAATAAGCCTCGCAAAATCACTTCCACAAGCTCATATCTTAGGCGTCGATCCATCAGCCACCATGCTGGAGCAAGCGAAAAAAAAGGCCGCACACATATCTACTACAACAGCAAGTATTCACTGGCTCCACGCTGAAGCGGCCAATCTCAATATACCGCCTCATTCGTTAGATGCGATCACGATGGCTTGGGTGATTCGCAACATCCAAAATCCAAAGGAAACCCTTCAAAGACTTCATAATCTTCTTCTGCCACACGGCACAATTCACATACTCGAGAGTGGACGCCCTATCTCACCTTTTGTTCAGTTGTTCTATCCCATTTATTCAAAACTTTTCCCCTATATCGGTGGCTTAATTTCTAAACGTCGAGACTTCTATGACTACTATCGCCGTTCAGTTGATTCATTCCCCTTTCATACAAGCTTCTTGCAAATACTCACAGAAGCAGGTTTTCACCGACCACACTCACGGCCTCTTTGGGGAGGTGTCGTTTATCTTTACACTGCCCACGCTCAACCTTAA